A region from the Xenopus laevis strain J_2021 chromosome 4S, Xenopus_laevis_v10.1, whole genome shotgun sequence genome encodes:
- the LOC121403677 gene encoding cytosolic 5'-nucleotidase 1A-like — translation MEALESVNSQLCQLCPDSEDLFDIVLMTNNHAQVGVRLINTINHYNLFIERFCMTGGNSPIEYLKAYHTNLYLSSDGQKVQEAIEEGIAAATIFSPSHNVSVHEEQLRVAFDGDAVLFSDESEQIVKEHGLEMFFEHEKTYENKPLAQGPLKGFLEALGRLQKKFYSKGMRMNCPIRTYLVTARSAASSGARALKTLRSWGLETDEALFLAGAPKGPLLEKIRPHIFFDDQMFHVEGATEMGTVAAHVPYGVAQRHKYKISQNSK, via the exons ATGGAG GCTCTGGAATCAGTTAACAGTCAACTTTGCCAGCTATGTCCAGACAGTGAAGATCTTTTTGATATTGTCCTCATGACTAATAACCATGCTCAAGTTGGAGTACGGCTCATCAATACCATAAATCATTACA ACCTCTTCATTGAGCGTTTCTGTATGACTGGAGGCAACAGCCCAATTGAATACCTGAAAGCTTACCACACCAACCTGTACCTCTCATCTGATGGCCAGAAAGTGCAAGAAGCTATAGAAGAAG GTATAGCAGCAGCAACCATTTTTAGCCCAAGTCACAATGTGTCTGTTCACGAAGAACAACTACGTGTAGCCTTTGATGGAGATGCTGTCTTGTTTTCTGATGAGTCAGAACAAATTGTAAAGGAGCATGGGCTGGAAATGTTTTTTGAACACGAGAAAACTTATGAGAACAAGCCTCTGGCACAG ggaCCTTTGAAGGGTTTCCTGGAAGCTCTGGGGAGATTACAAAAGAAATTTTATTCCAAGGGAATGAGGATGAACTGCCCTATTCGCACTTATTTAGTTACTGCACGTAGTGCTGCCAGTTCTGGCGCACGAGCCCTAAAAACACTACGTAGCTGGGGACTTGAGACTGATGAAGCATTATTCTTGGCTGGAGCCCCAAAAGGACCTCTCCTTGAAAAGATTCGCCCACACATATTTTTTGATGACCAGATGTTTCATGTTGAGGGAGCTACGGAGATGGGCACCGTAGCAGCTCATGTACCATACGGTGTAGCACAAAGACATAAATACaaaatttctcaaaacagcaagtAA